In Stanieria sp. NIES-3757, the DNA window AAAGAATGTCCGTCCGCCCAACAAAATTGCCGACCACGAACGCTTGAGCCACGACCTCAAAGCAGGAATGACAATAAATCTATTCATTTAATAGCAAAATTTATTTAGAGTCGGTCGTTATTTTTTTTCCTGTTGTTATTTTAGGATAAAATTAAATGAACAGTATGTATAAAAAATTAATGATCGCGCTTTTGTTTGGGTAGTTATAGCAGTTCTCATACTGGTGAGGTACAAAGTATTTGGATTTAAGGCAAGAGGCAGAGGGCAGGAGGCAGGTGGTTAAGTGTACCTCGTGGATTCGAGAAACGCTATATCATCTTTTTAGCAGCGATCGGTTTTAGAGCTGATTTGTAAAGTAAATCTTAAGAAGTCTGAAATTTATGACCTAATTATCTTACAGCCACTAAGTAGTTCAAGCGTTATATTTTGCTGGAGCCTTATCTTACAAGAATTACAGCTAGTTAATAAATCAGCTCTTAGAGCTATAGAGTTTCAGTCATTGATTGTCAGTGATTTTATAAATAGATTAGTATAAAACACAGCAGACAATCGAAGACTGGAAGATATCATTAATGATTTCTGACCAATTCAGATTCTAATGATTGAGCCAATAGTTGAACTTAAAGGTATTAGTAAGTCTTTTGGTAAAAAAATCATTTTTAATAATCTAGACTTAAAAATTTATCCAGGAGACGCTTTAGGGGTAATTGGTCCTTCCGGTACCGGCAAATCAACAATTTTGCGCCTTATTGCTGGCTTGATGAGTCCCGATGCCGGAGAAGTTTACATCCAAGGACAAAAACGGCAATGGACAGTCGAAGAAGGTGGCGAATCGATGGATGTCGGTATGGTATTTCAGCAATCGGCTTTGTTTGACTCGTTAACCGTCAATGAAAATGTTGGCTTTGCCCTGTATCGTTACTCTAAGCTCCCACCACCACAAATTAGGGAACAAGTAGATCTAACATTAGAAATAGTTGGTCTTCCAGGAATTGGCGATCTTTATCCAGCCGAGCTATCGGGGGGAATGCGCAAGCGGGTGAGTTTAGCTCGTTCGATTATCACCGATCCTCAAAATACTAGCGAAGCTCCTCATATTATCCTTTACGATGAACCAACCGCAGGTCTAGACCCTGTTGCCTCAACAAAGATTGAAAATCTTATCTGCGATCTACTTAACCAGCACAATATCTATAGTACCTACACCATAGTGACCCACCAAGATAGTACGATTCGCCGTACTACTAAGCGGATCGTGTTTCTGTATCGGGGTAAAATACAATGGGATGGTTCTACAAGCGAGGCTTATACTTCCGATCATCCTCTGTTGAAACAATTTTTCAGCGGTAGTGTCGAGGGGTCTATTCAATAAACTTGCTCTTTTTTCAGACTATATTTCTCTTACCGCCATTGAGAAGAAGTAAATTATGCAGAATCTTCGAGAAGGTAGAAGAATATCTCCATCCAGACAACAAAGTACAATTGGTCTAATGCTCCTCTTGGCTTTAGGCTTTTTAGGTTTTTTTATACTTTGGGTGCAAAATTTTAGTTGGCGGGGTCGCAGTTTTCAAGCTACTATTCTGTTTCCCAATGCTGGCGGGATGACTCCAGGGACAAATGTATCTTACCGTGGAGTCAATGTTGGCAGAGTGCAGAGTGTCGTACCAGAACCAGAAGGAGTAGTGGTCGAGATCGAAATTTCGCCAGGAGACCGTCTAATTCCAGCAAATTCTCAGATTGAAGTAGTTCAAGCTGGTTTGGTCGGTGAATCATCGATTGATATCACTCCTCTTCAATCTCTTCCGGCGGAAGAAGTTAAGGCTAAACCTTTAGACCCAGATTGCGATCCGACAATTATTATCTGTCAGGGTTCGCGCCTAGTAGGTGAAGGAGCACTGGATGTAAACTCACTAATTCGTTCTCTGTTAAAGATTTCTAATCTGATTAGCTCTCCTCAAGTGACAACTGCCATCAGTTCGGTCGCCCAAAAAGCTGACAGTAGTTTGGGGGAACTATATCTTTTACTCAAGGACGTAAGACAAACTGACACTCTCCAAGATTTGGATACGACTTTGAAATCGTTAAATCTAGCTTCAGCTGAAGTTTCTAGTTTACTGGCACAGCTCAGGCAAAGCGGCACCGTTAATAGTTTAAACTCCACTTTAACTTCCTTAGATGATGTAGCAAAGGAAGTTAAAGTTTTTATGGCAGCTAACCAAAATAAATTAGCTGTTACTCTCGAAACAATTACCCAAACTAGCGAGCAACTTCAGGTAACTGCTAAAAACCTCGACCCGATTCTCAGAGAGGTTGAGGGAGGACAATTAATCAATAATTTGGAAACCACGTTTGCCAATACGGCTGAGTTAACAGCTAATTTGCGCGATTTCTCCAAAGATCTTAATGAACCGACAAATAATCTGTTATTGGAACAACTCCTCAATTCTGCTCGTTCTTCTTTTCAAAATCTTGAAAAAATTACTTCGGATGTGGATCAAGTGACGGGTAATCCCGAATTACGCGAAGCTATAGAGAAATTAATCAAAGGTTTGAGCAATTTAATCTCTTCCACCGAACAACTTCAGCAACAAGTTGAGTACGATCGCGCGCTGAATCGTCTTAGTTTAGAAATGAGCGAACTCAACTCTCAAGGGAATCTTTCTGCCGATCCTGCCAAACAATCTGTTCCTACTCAACCAGAAAACCAAAAGCCATCAAAACTTCACCCATGAATCTCGAACAATTTTCCCGCGCAGTTTTGGCTATGATGGCGATCGCATTAGCTCTCTCCATAGGGGGGTGTAATAATTCTCAACCAACTTCAGATGTTTCCAATTCAGAAACTTTAACTCCTCAAACCCCGACTACTCCTACTACTCCTAGTCCCTGGCAAAAAATCCAACTTTACCGCACCATAGAAGCTCATACAACTCCGATTAGATGTATTGCTATTAGTCCCGATCGCTCGACCCTAGCTAGTGGTAGTTTTGGTGGCGAGGTAAAGTTATGGAAGTTCCCAACTGGCGAACTACTTCATTCTATAGAAATGAATACGACGGTAACTTCGATTAACTTTAACCCTGACGGTCAAATTTTTGCCACGGGAGATACTGAAGGCGATGTCAAATTATGGCAACTCAGTACTGGTAAATTAGTTGGTAACTTCCAGGGACATTCCTTTACCGTACAATCTGTAGCCTTCAGCCCCGATGGACAAACTCTTGCCAGTGGTAGCTGGGACAAAACCATCAAACTCTGGGAGACAAGGACGGGAAAACTACTTTACACCTTAGAAGGTCATAAAGACATAGTTACATCTGTAACCTTTAGCCCAGATGGAAAAATGCTCGCCAGTAGCGATTTTGAAGGCACGATCGAGCTGTGGCAAATAGACCAAATAAAATCCTCGCGTCTTTTTGTTCGTCTCCTTGACTCAGTTGAAACTATTAGGTTCAGTCCAGATGGGCAGAGGCTTGCTAGTGCAAGTTCTGACAACTCTGCCAAACTGTGGGATGTGTCCAGTGGGAGAATAATTCACGCTTTTAGTCATTCAGACGTAGTAACGGATCTTGCTTTTAGTGCCGACGGACAAGTCCTCGCCAGCACGAGTCGCGATCGCACTGTCAAGCTATGGGATGTGTCTAGTGGCAAAGCTATCGATACTCTTGAAGGTAATTTTCGGACGGTTATTAATATTAGCTCAGACAATCAGTTCCTCGTTACTGGAGATGAAAATGGTCAAATTCAGATTTGGCAAATTGTTGAGTAAGAATTAAGTCACCAACTGTCATCCTTATCACTCCTAGCTAATTTGACAATACCTGTGAATACATCCGACAGCTCAGGTAATTCTGCACTGGCAATTCCCAAAACTTTCGTGACACCGGGGTCCATTAAATGCACATAAACAGCTGCCATCTGTTCGGCGGAGTAAGGTTTATTGTTGTTTAGCCACCAAACAACCGAGCCAAGAAATGCTCCTGCTACATAATGTCCTACAAGATTGGTCGAAATAAGAGTTTGAGGCTGCTCAACTGACTTTGAAATCACATCTTGCCCAGCAATTTGTTCAGCAATCTCGCTAACAATTTCAAGGAGTCGAGGGAATACCATCGCAGCTCCCTTTTCAGTTAGAAGAACTCGATACAATCGGTGATGATCGCCAAAATGCTGGAATAGCAGGCGTGTTGCAGTGCTATAGTGTTCCTCTCCCAGTGTCTCAGAGAGCGGAGCGATCAAATCTTCCAGTTGAGAAAACATTTCCTCCAGACTTTCAACTAATAATTGCTCCTTGTCCTGGTAGTGCAGATAAAACGTAGCCCGCCCTACATTTGCTTGTTCAGTAATGTCATTCACGGTCAGCGAGTCATAGCCACGCTCCTCAATCAACTTGAGTAGAGCAGTACTAAGCAACTGGCGTGTCCGCTGAATCCGTCGATCTTCTTTAGGTTGAACCATCTTAAACCTTAAACTACTATGTTTTTAGACATTTAGTCTATTACTGAATATTTTAACCATAAATAGCTTGACAGTCTAGTGAGCAAGTAGTATATTTATAGACATAGAGTCCAATAAAAAAAGAACTGCTAAAACGCTGCTGGAACAAGCCCTGCGTTCAATCGAAATACGGTCG includes these proteins:
- the cysA gene encoding similar to sulfate transport ATP-binding protein CysA; translated protein: MIEPIVELKGISKSFGKKIIFNNLDLKIYPGDALGVIGPSGTGKSTILRLIAGLMSPDAGEVYIQGQKRQWTVEEGGESMDVGMVFQQSALFDSLTVNENVGFALYRYSKLPPPQIREQVDLTLEIVGLPGIGDLYPAELSGGMRKRVSLARSIITDPQNTSEAPHIILYDEPTAGLDPVASTKIENLICDLLNQHNIYSTYTIVTHQDSTIRRTTKRIVFLYRGKIQWDGSTSEAYTSDHPLLKQFFSGSVEGSIQ
- a CDS encoding WD-repeat protein translates to MNLEQFSRAVLAMMAIALALSIGGCNNSQPTSDVSNSETLTPQTPTTPTTPSPWQKIQLYRTIEAHTTPIRCIAISPDRSTLASGSFGGEVKLWKFPTGELLHSIEMNTTVTSINFNPDGQIFATGDTEGDVKLWQLSTGKLVGNFQGHSFTVQSVAFSPDGQTLASGSWDKTIKLWETRTGKLLYTLEGHKDIVTSVTFSPDGKMLASSDFEGTIELWQIDQIKSSRLFVRLLDSVETIRFSPDGQRLASASSDNSAKLWDVSSGRIIHAFSHSDVVTDLAFSADGQVLASTSRDRTVKLWDVSSGKAIDTLEGNFRTVINISSDNQFLVTGDENGQIQIWQIVE
- the icaR gene encoding Biofilm operon icaADBC HTH-type negative transcriptional regulator IcaR, which codes for MVQPKEDRRIQRTRQLLSTALLKLIEERGYDSLTVNDITEQANVGRATFYLHYQDKEQLLVESLEEMFSQLEDLIAPLSETLGEEHYSTATRLLFQHFGDHHRLYRVLLTEKGAAMVFPRLLEIVSEIAEQIAGQDVISKSVEQPQTLISTNLVGHYVAGAFLGSVVWWLNNNKPYSAEQMAAVYVHLMDPGVTKVLGIASAELPELSDVFTGIVKLARSDKDDSW